A part of Aspergillus flavus chromosome 1, complete sequence genomic DNA contains:
- a CDS encoding putative CHY and RING finger domain protein: MSGLITSLLIEPVVRQARRLSQQTEESSPPVTQASSIYDRYSSDGGEEDCDNIARGVMSYSEQEIRPNIGAYGEYVPSEDSPSSVMLWSTGFNDQNHETEIFSLSHRARQITDNDVSEVSDNHAVIMNGSDLTEPQQATSAAISTHDVSQQTSSTLRRTQRLSHSHLDLVDTGGKFSLPEDDGMGALRKKIHAIRDLNHSSMEQARMIHELMTENYNAFRSNLDNQTITRTPPLFRPRSSDRSVAPNNCWGSQSFDQQSLTPSSLASIAHQENQYCLTAEDLKPTFYPRDELQLPPEDIDDTDAEEFEEACLGCRHYKRNVKLQCYACKKWYTCRFCHDEVEDHHLDRPKTENMLCMLCGHAQPATQFCRQCGEQSSQYYCNICKLWDNDTSKSIYHCNDCGICRIGQGLGKDFFHCKTCCVCLPISIENTHRCIERSTQCDCPICGDYMFTSPETVVFMRCGHSIHQKCLSEYSKNSYRCPICSKTITNMESTFRNLDRTIQSQPMPAEFNDTKALIYCNDCGAKSVVRYHWLGLRCDMCESYNTAQIRLMNGDIPDSVEDDYAREGFIASRTRSSSQGTGNIALPVLATSILDPNSGNDIDSNARYNAPVSAESSGRFSYSISRGRAVSPVISNYFGIPPDRGSERPKSTSFFNSRALQENEDENSGEIRFWGAKFKYRYGFLSRGTESVDGTSEANDEEDGDEGNSDDDERSWCSRSDDDNDDEDDDDEEKIDIFGHR, from the exons ATGAGCGGGCTCATCACTTCTTTGCTGATCGAACCCGTCGTTCGGCAAGCCCGTCGTCTGTCACAGCAGACTGAAGAATCCAGCCCGCCTGTTACTCAAGCTTCGAGCATCTATGATCGGTATTCTTCAGacggaggtgaagaagactGCGATAATATCGCGAGAGGTGTTATGTCATATTCCGAGCAAGAAATACGTCCTAATATAGGGGCTTATGGTGAATATGTACCCTCCGAAGATAGCCCCTCGTCCGTTATGCTTTGGTCGACTGGTTTCAACGACCAGAACCACGAAACCGAAATATTCTCTCTGTCGCACCGTGCTAGGCAGATAACTGATAATGATGTTTCTGAAGTCTCAGACAATCATGCGGTTATTATGAATGGGAGCGATTTGACGGAACCACAGCAGGCCACCTCAGCTGCTATCTCTACACACGATGTCTCTCAACAAACAAGCTCAACCTTGCGGCGGACCCAGCGATTATCGCACAGTCATCTTGACCTAGTTGATACGGGTGGAAAGTTTTCGCTTCCAGAAGACGATGGAATGGGTGCCCTGAGGAAAAAGATCCATGCCATCCGGGATCTAAACCACAGTAGCATGGAGCAAGCACGTATGATCCACGAATTAATGACAGAAAACTATAATGCTTTTCGAAGTAATCTGGATAACCAGACGATAACAAGAACGCCGCCACTATTCAGGCCCCGGAGCTCGGATCGATCTGTCGCTCCAAATAACTGTTGGGGCAGTCAATCGTTTGACCAACAATCCCTAACCCCATCTTCCCTAGCTTCGATCGCACATCAAGAAAATCAGTATTGTTTGACAGCTGAAGATTTGAAACCCACTTTTTACCCCAGAGATGAATTACAACTGCCCCCtgaagatattgatgatACGGATGCTGAAGAATTCGAGGAGGCTTGTCTAGGCTGTCGACATTATAAAAGGAACGTCAAACTACAATGTTACGCCTGCAAGAAATGGTATACTTGTCGATTTTGCCACGACGAGGTAGAAGACCACCACCTCGATCGCCCAAAAACAGAAAACATGCTATGCATGCTATGCGGCCATGCTCAGCCTGCCACGCAATTTTGTAGGCAATGCGGGGAACAATCTTCGCAGTACTATTGCAACATCTGCAAGCTCTGGGACAACGACACTAGCAAAAGTATCTACCATTGCAATGACTGCGGAATCTGTCGAATCGGTCAAGGCTTAGGCAAAGACTTTTTTCACTGCAAG ACGTGCTGCGTCTGTCTGCCTATTTCGATCGAGAATACGCATCGATGCATTGAGCGCTCGACGCAGTGTGATTGTCCTATCTGTGGGGACTACATGTTTACTTCTCCCGAGACCGTCGTCTTTATGCGGTGTGGTCACAGCATACACCAAAAGTGTCTTTCCGAGTATTCAAAAAATTCATATCGCTGTCCGATATGCAGCAAGACCATAACGAATATGGAATCTACCTTTCGAAACCTGGACCGTACGATCCAAAGTCAACCTATGCCGGCTGAGTTCAATGACACAAAAGCTTTAATTTACTGTAACGATTGTGGCGCAAAGTCTGTCGTTAGGTACCACTGGCTGGGACTGAGATGTGATAT GTGCGAATCATACAACACTGCCCAAATTCGATTAATGAACGGAGATATACCAGATTCAGTCGAGGATGATTATGCGAGAGAAGGCTTCATCGCGTCTCGAACAAGGTCATCATCTCAAGGCACGGGCAATATTGCGCTCCCAGTATTGGCAACGTCGATACTTGACCCCAACTCCGGCAATGATATCGACTCAAACGCACGATACAATGCGCCGGTATCAGCTGAGTCAAGTGGGCGGTTCTCGTACAGCATCAGTCGTGGCCGTGCTGTTTCCCCAGTGATCAGTAACTATTTTGGCATACCCCCCGATCGTGGCTCTGAGAGACCGAAGTCAACATCATTCTTTAATAGTCGAGCGCTTCAGGAGAATGAAGACGAGAATAGCGGCGAAATTCGCTTCTGGGGTGCCAAGTTTAAATACAGGTATGGTTTTCTTAGTCGAGGGACTGAGTCGGTCGATGGAACCTCAGAAGCcaacgatgaagaggatggagaCGAGGGTaacagtgatgatgatgagcgGTCATGGTGCAGCAGATCAGATGatgacaatgatgacgaagacgacgacgatgaagagaagatagATATCTTTGGACACAGGTGA
- a CDS encoding putative iron/copper transporter Atx1 encodes MSEHKYIFTVTMSCGGCSGAVERVLKKLPGVKSYDVSLDSQTATVVTEPSVSYETVLVTIQKTGKTVTAGEADGQTMAV; translated from the exons ATGTCTGAACACAAGTACATATTTACTGTCACCATGAGCTGTGGCGGTTGCTCTGGGGCCGTAGAACGAGTACTGAAGAAGTTGCCAG GTGTCAAATCTTACGATGTCAGTCTGGATTCTCAAACTGCCACCGTCGTGACGGAACCATCTGTATCGTATGAGACTGTGTTGGTTACTATTCAGAAAACTGGGAAGACGGTCACGGCCGGAGAAGCAGATGGGCAAACCATGGCTGTGTGA